The Amycolatopsis mongoliensis genome includes a window with the following:
- a CDS encoding PfkB family carbohydrate kinase yields the protein MTGRLVHTGQAVVDLVMRVEALPPPGGDVLASDVRFTAGGGFNVMAAAARAGAAVVYAGEHGTGRFGDLVRDALAAEGVELVQLPATRDTGVCVVLVDAAGERTFVTETGAEGTLTAEHLRRVRLRPGDLVYVTGYSLVREANRDALLEWLPAVGEHRVLLDPGPLAADVAPDVWRALLPHVDILSCNAAEAETMSTVDGVGAVPVRVTRVGAEGCDVTENGVTAHVPGFPVDPVDTNGAGDAHAGVLAAELLRGAPLLVAAERANAAAAIAVGRYGPATSPSRAEVDELLATSRQEAGHRG from the coding sequence ATGACCGGCCGGCTCGTCCACACCGGACAGGCCGTCGTCGACCTCGTGATGCGGGTCGAGGCGCTGCCGCCCCCGGGCGGGGACGTGCTCGCCTCGGACGTCCGCTTCACCGCGGGCGGCGGGTTCAACGTGATGGCCGCCGCGGCCCGCGCGGGGGCGGCGGTCGTGTACGCGGGGGAGCACGGCACCGGGCGGTTCGGCGACCTGGTCCGGGACGCGCTGGCGGCCGAAGGCGTCGAGCTGGTCCAGCTCCCGGCCACGCGCGACACGGGGGTGTGCGTCGTCCTGGTCGACGCCGCCGGCGAGCGGACGTTCGTCACCGAGACCGGCGCCGAGGGGACCCTCACGGCCGAGCACCTGCGCCGGGTGCGGCTACGGCCCGGGGACCTGGTGTACGTCACCGGGTACAGCCTGGTCCGCGAGGCCAACCGGGACGCGCTGCTCGAGTGGCTGCCGGCGGTGGGGGAGCACCGGGTGCTGCTGGACCCCGGCCCGCTCGCGGCCGACGTCGCCCCCGACGTCTGGCGGGCTCTGCTGCCGCACGTCGACATCCTCTCGTGCAATGCCGCCGAGGCCGAAACGATGTCCACTGTGGACGGGGTCGGGGCGGTGCCGGTGCGGGTCACGCGCGTCGGTGCGGAAGGCTGCGATGTCACGGAGAACGGGGTGACCGCGCACGTCCCGGGGTTCCCGGTCGACCCGGTGGACACCAACGGCGCCGGGGACGCCCACGCCGGGGTGCTGGCGGCGGAGCTGCTGCGCGGGGCGCCGCTCCTCGTCGCGGCCGAGCGGGCGAACGCGGCCGCGGCGATCGCCGTCGGGCGGTACGGCCCGGCGACGAGCCCGTCCCGCGCGGAGGTCGACGAACTCTTGGCCACGAGCCGGCAGGAAGCCGGTCACCGCGGGTAG
- a CDS encoding purine-cytosine permease family protein yields the protein MVESAQVPGTSAADKVASPERTGALETRGIEPVPAAERHGHPMQLFWVWFAANISILGLPLGATLVAVQHLAFWQAALVAVLGAAGSFAVVGVVSIAGRRGGAPGLTLSRAVFGVRGNIGPTVVSLVSRLGWETVNTTTAAFAFLSLCAILFGANADAKASPVLTIAGVALFVLLTVTVSGLGHAVLVAVQRWSTWIFGALNVVVAVSLVTRIHWGQVFAASPAPVGAMIAGVGTIAAGTGIGWANASADMSRYQSPSVRAGSLVASAAAGAGIPLVLLISLGSLVSADDPSLASAGDPVAAIRELLPSWMAVPYLIAAFGGLLLSNHLSVYSAGLTTLTLGIRIKRVYAVVVDIVVTFLGSLYFMLVADGFYGPFIAFISLLAVPITAWVGVFVVDMVRRRDYDPAALMDVHRTSAYWYRAGCEPRALLAWAAAIVAGYLFTTAGTGADAWFTGPLAGTWLGANGLGWVVTFAVGAGLYAALGGARIRR from the coding sequence ATGGTCGAATCAGCTCAGGTCCCCGGCACGAGTGCTGCGGACAAGGTGGCTAGCCCGGAGCGGACAGGAGCGCTGGAGACCCGCGGCATCGAGCCCGTGCCCGCCGCCGAACGCCACGGGCACCCGATGCAGCTGTTCTGGGTGTGGTTCGCCGCGAACATCAGCATCCTCGGGCTGCCGCTCGGCGCGACCCTGGTCGCGGTGCAGCACCTGGCGTTCTGGCAGGCGGCGCTCGTCGCGGTGCTCGGCGCCGCCGGGTCGTTCGCGGTCGTCGGCGTGGTCTCGATCGCGGGCCGGCGCGGCGGTGCGCCCGGGCTCACGCTGTCGCGCGCGGTGTTCGGCGTCCGGGGCAACATCGGGCCGACCGTCGTGTCGCTGGTGTCCCGGCTCGGCTGGGAGACGGTGAACACGACGACCGCGGCGTTCGCGTTCCTCTCCCTGTGCGCGATCCTGTTCGGCGCGAACGCGGACGCGAAGGCCTCACCGGTGCTGACGATCGCCGGCGTCGCGTTGTTCGTCCTGCTCACCGTGACGGTGTCCGGTCTCGGGCACGCGGTGCTGGTGGCGGTGCAGCGCTGGTCGACGTGGATCTTCGGCGCGCTCAACGTGGTCGTCGCGGTCAGCCTCGTCACCCGGATCCACTGGGGTCAGGTGTTCGCCGCCTCGCCGGCGCCGGTCGGCGCGATGATCGCCGGGGTCGGCACCATCGCCGCCGGGACCGGGATCGGCTGGGCGAACGCGTCCGCCGACATGTCGCGCTACCAGTCGCCCAGCGTGCGTGCGGGCTCGCTCGTCGCCTCCGCCGCGGCGGGCGCGGGAATCCCGCTGGTGCTGCTCATCTCGCTGGGCAGCCTGGTCTCGGCCGACGACCCCTCGCTCGCTTCGGCGGGTGACCCGGTCGCGGCCATCCGCGAGCTGCTGCCGAGCTGGATGGCGGTGCCGTACCTGATCGCCGCGTTCGGCGGGCTGCTGCTCTCGAACCACCTTTCCGTGTACTCCGCCGGCCTCACCACGCTGACCCTGGGCATCCGGATCAAGCGCGTGTACGCCGTGGTGGTCGACATCGTCGTGACGTTCCTCGGTTCGCTGTACTTCATGCTCGTGGCCGACGGGTTCTACGGCCCGTTCATCGCGTTCATCAGCCTGCTGGCCGTGCCGATCACGGCGTGGGTCGGGGTGTTCGTGGTCGACATGGTGCGCCGGCGCGACTACGACCCGGCGGCACTGATGGACGTCCACCGCACGAGCGCGTACTGGTACCGCGCGGGCTGTGAGCCGCGCGCCCTGCTGGCCTGGGCCGCGGCCATCGTCGCGGGCTACCTGTTCACCACGGCCGGCACCGGGGCCGACGCCTGGTTCACCGGACCGCTCGCCGGCACCTGGCTCGGCGCCAACGGGCTCGGCTGGGTCGTCACCTTCGCCGTGGGCGCCGGGTTGTACGCCGCGCTCGGCGGTGCGAGGATCCGGCGATGA
- a CDS encoding ADP-ribosylglycohydrolase family protein, giving the protein MRERALGAFYGLAIGDALGMPTQSMSRSAIAAAYGPISGFVDAVAEQPIAPGMPAGSITDDTEQAVLVARLAIDGGGRIDAQAFAAALREWEADMIRRGSLDLLGPSTRRALDRLDAGAAADEAGRDGATNGAAMRITPVGIATPLGDGFLDAVVAASRVTHNTGLGIAAAAAVAAAVSSGVDGAGLETSLDEAERAAAAGALRGHWVAGGDIAARIAWARGWVRGLDRGGLADALTGVIGTSVAAQESVVAAFALAENLGDDPAAALTLAAEIGGDTDTVAAVCGAILGAHHGISGLPAHLVDKVRAVNRLDLAVIVDGLLQVRGNDGRISSGPRHECCGQGG; this is encoded by the coding sequence ATGCGAGAGCGCGCGCTCGGCGCCTTCTACGGTCTCGCGATCGGTGACGCGCTCGGCATGCCGACGCAGTCGATGTCGCGCTCGGCCATCGCCGCCGCGTACGGCCCCATCAGCGGCTTCGTCGACGCCGTCGCGGAGCAGCCGATCGCGCCCGGGATGCCGGCCGGGTCGATCACCGACGACACCGAGCAGGCCGTGCTCGTCGCCCGGCTGGCGATCGACGGCGGTGGCCGGATCGACGCCCAGGCCTTCGCCGCCGCCCTGCGGGAGTGGGAGGCGGACATGATCCGCCGCGGCTCGCTCGACCTGCTGGGGCCCTCGACCCGGCGCGCCCTCGACCGGCTCGACGCGGGAGCCGCCGCCGACGAGGCCGGCCGGGACGGCGCCACCAACGGCGCCGCCATGCGGATCACCCCGGTCGGCATCGCGACCCCGCTGGGCGACGGATTCCTCGACGCCGTCGTCGCGGCGAGCCGCGTCACCCACAACACCGGGCTGGGGATCGCCGCGGCCGCCGCGGTGGCGGCCGCGGTTTCCTCGGGCGTGGATGGTGCCGGCCTCGAGACCTCCCTGGACGAAGCGGAGCGAGCCGCGGCCGCCGGCGCGCTGCGCGGGCACTGGGTCGCCGGCGGGGACATCGCCGCCCGCATCGCGTGGGCGCGCGGCTGGGTGCGGGGCCTGGACCGCGGCGGCCTGGCCGACGCGCTCACCGGGGTCATCGGGACGTCGGTCGCCGCGCAGGAATCCGTGGTCGCCGCGTTCGCGCTCGCCGAAAACCTCGGCGACGACCCGGCCGCTGCCCTGACCCTCGCCGCCGAGATCGGCGGCGACACCGACACCGTGGCAGCCGTGTGCGGGGCGATCCTCGGCGCACACCACGGGATTTCCGGACTGCCCGCCCACCTGGTCGATAAGGTGCGCGCGGTCAACCGGCTCGATCTGGCCGTCATCGTGGACGGCCTCCTGCAGGTGCGAGGTAACGATGGTCGAATCAGCTCAGGTCCCCGGCACGAGTGCTGCGGACAAGGTGGCTAG
- a CDS encoding glycosylhydrolase-like jelly roll fold domain-containing protein has translation MTEHDEVRITSTGGVRLSRRHLLALAAAATVATGVAVRVPAAGAAAAAGFPTDRFADPRPDSRPTVLWFWNGTVTPDLVAAGLADLRGQGVHEVLLFPFETAALKPAFFSEDWFSVIEFALREAQRHGMHVWLFNDDYFPSGRAGGLVVDGGTVGGRVYPPRPDLRLKGVGHQVLTAAGGAPVPLVSRGLSVSDGRLLVDAAARDGVTLLRQGAQWQDYDVEAKVRVESATAGLMVRSASEGDGVLADLRADGAVDVWQQTGGSFALVRSGTPVPGFDASADHVLLVRLRGTNLAVTLDGTAQAPADIAFATGRVGVRAVASQRSSWDRLTVRDPAGTVLYDEPFDTAAALDAFDLPAGGLPLVAATARPAGSTDPRSLVDLTNQARAGGTWTPPAGRWQLDLFTVRPLSTPTGSGRAYLDLLDDEAVRLFLDAVPGEYLRRFPWAAEAVLRGFADDEPYLASAHGPFDTVPWSPTLDAELGRLGTSAGIALTAVHDDLGPDGLRLRGLFWRAVSNRFAAAYYRTQGRWMADHGLKLISNPLWDEYGPGEQLQSSGNLNANNQWAQVPGTDLIFDHYQRGYHRTLSRFPASTAHQLGLERVYLEAMGGTGWTVTPAFVREVVGAFAVRGVNHTLLHARFSDENQIVYPPPFQPANPWWPVSAPLNDWIGRLMEACRAPAAARTALLQPQRAAESTQDTPAMAGLDTAFLTTAHALEDVQVDFDFLDEGALDADPALVTHARPSGPKLVVGQQAYRIVVVPETPVLALGAVRTLTRFARGGGVVVVTGEPPAREAGGDDAGLRTALAGLFATRSVTRVADPGAAAAAAVTAGGAAAALDPPHSDVRVLRLENRGEQAFVVVSERADAVDLTATFPAAGVPEVWDPDTGSAAPAGTWRKAGAGTAVPLRLEPKAAVLVVFRGGREPLHAVSASAPVDRIDGRSAIVRASGPGRITVTATDGARGYTGAATVSDSLEAVPLGGDWTFRFDRPGAPVTTRPLGSWTDVDAAYSGSAWYETEFAVPAVPGRRWALDLGEVHEVAELEVNGTAAGCRLWPPYRIDVTAVLRPGRNRVRVRVTNTGANARGQALASGLLGPVTLRPYRLVRVPLT, from the coding sequence ATGACCGAGCACGACGAAGTGCGGATCACGTCCACCGGCGGTGTCCGGCTGTCGCGGCGGCACCTGCTCGCCCTCGCCGCGGCGGCGACCGTCGCCACCGGAGTGGCCGTCCGGGTGCCCGCCGCCGGGGCGGCCGCGGCGGCAGGCTTCCCCACGGACCGCTTCGCCGACCCGCGGCCCGACTCGCGCCCCACCGTGCTGTGGTTCTGGAACGGCACCGTCACGCCGGACCTCGTCGCCGCCGGGCTGGCGGACCTGCGCGGGCAGGGCGTGCACGAAGTCCTGCTCTTCCCCTTCGAGACCGCGGCCCTCAAGCCCGCTTTCTTCAGCGAGGACTGGTTCTCCGTCATCGAGTTCGCCCTGCGCGAGGCGCAGCGCCACGGCATGCACGTCTGGCTGTTCAACGACGACTACTTCCCGAGCGGCCGCGCCGGCGGGCTCGTCGTCGACGGCGGGACGGTCGGCGGCCGCGTGTACCCGCCGCGACCGGATCTGCGGCTCAAGGGCGTCGGGCACCAGGTGCTGACGGCCGCCGGCGGCGCACCGGTGCCGCTGGTGAGCCGCGGACTGTCCGTTTCGGACGGCCGGCTGCTCGTCGACGCGGCCGCCCGCGACGGCGTCACCCTGCTGCGGCAAGGTGCCCAGTGGCAGGACTACGACGTCGAGGCGAAGGTCCGCGTCGAGAGCGCGACCGCGGGCCTGATGGTGCGTAGCGCGAGCGAAGGCGACGGCGTCCTCGCCGACCTGCGGGCCGACGGCGCCGTCGACGTCTGGCAGCAGACCGGCGGCTCCTTCGCCCTGGTCCGCAGCGGCACGCCGGTGCCCGGGTTCGACGCGAGCGCGGACCACGTCCTCCTCGTGCGGCTCCGGGGCACGAACCTGGCGGTGACGCTGGACGGCACGGCACAGGCCCCGGCGGACATCGCCTTCGCCACCGGCCGTGTCGGGGTCCGGGCGGTGGCGAGCCAGCGGTCCTCCTGGGACCGCCTGACCGTCCGCGATCCCGCCGGAACCGTCCTGTACGACGAACCCTTCGACACCGCCGCCGCGCTCGACGCCTTCGACCTGCCCGCCGGCGGCCTGCCGCTGGTCGCCGCGACCGCCCGCCCGGCCGGCTCCACCGACCCGCGGTCGCTCGTGGACCTCACAAACCAGGCCCGCGCGGGCGGGACGTGGACCCCGCCGGCCGGCCGGTGGCAGCTGGACCTGTTCACCGTCCGCCCGCTGAGCACGCCCACCGGCTCCGGCCGGGCCTACCTGGACCTCCTGGACGACGAGGCGGTGCGGCTGTTCCTCGACGCCGTGCCGGGCGAGTACCTGCGCCGCTTCCCGTGGGCGGCGGAAGCGGTCCTGCGCGGCTTCGCCGACGACGAGCCCTACCTCGCCTCGGCGCACGGTCCCTTCGACACGGTTCCCTGGTCCCCCACCCTCGACGCCGAGCTGGGCCGTCTCGGGACGTCCGCCGGGATCGCGCTGACCGCGGTGCACGACGACCTGGGCCCGGACGGCCTCCGCCTGCGCGGGCTCTTCTGGCGCGCGGTGAGCAACCGGTTCGCGGCCGCCTACTACCGCACCCAGGGCCGGTGGATGGCCGACCACGGCCTCAAGCTGATCTCCAACCCGCTGTGGGACGAATACGGTCCGGGCGAGCAGCTGCAGAGCTCGGGCAACCTGAACGCGAACAACCAGTGGGCGCAGGTGCCGGGCACCGACCTGATCTTCGACCACTACCAGCGCGGCTACCACCGCACGCTGTCGCGGTTCCCGGCCAGCACCGCCCACCAGCTGGGGCTCGAGCGGGTCTACCTCGAGGCCATGGGCGGCACCGGGTGGACGGTGACCCCGGCCTTCGTCCGCGAGGTCGTCGGCGCGTTCGCCGTGCGCGGGGTCAACCACACGCTGCTGCACGCGCGGTTCAGCGACGAGAACCAGATCGTCTACCCGCCGCCGTTCCAGCCCGCCAACCCGTGGTGGCCGGTGTCCGCGCCGCTGAACGACTGGATCGGCAGGCTGATGGAAGCCTGCCGCGCGCCGGCCGCGGCGCGGACCGCGCTGCTGCAGCCGCAACGCGCCGCGGAGTCCACTCAGGACACCCCGGCGATGGCCGGGCTCGACACGGCGTTCCTGACCACCGCGCACGCGCTGGAAGACGTCCAGGTGGACTTCGACTTCCTCGACGAAGGCGCGCTCGACGCCGACCCCGCGCTGGTGACCCACGCCCGGCCGAGCGGGCCGAAGCTCGTCGTCGGGCAGCAGGCCTACCGGATCGTCGTGGTGCCGGAGACGCCGGTCCTGGCGCTCGGCGCGGTGCGGACGCTGACCCGGTTCGCCCGCGGCGGCGGCGTCGTGGTCGTCACCGGCGAGCCGCCGGCCCGCGAAGCCGGGGGCGACGACGCGGGCCTGCGGACCGCGCTGGCCGGGCTGTTCGCGACGCGCTCGGTGACCCGGGTGGCCGACCCGGGTGCGGCCGCGGCCGCGGCGGTCACCGCCGGCGGCGCGGCGGCCGCGCTGGACCCGCCGCACTCCGACGTCCGGGTGCTGCGCCTGGAAAACCGCGGCGAGCAGGCGTTCGTCGTGGTGAGCGAGCGTGCCGACGCCGTGGACCTGACCGCGACCTTCCCGGCGGCCGGCGTCCCCGAGGTGTGGGACCCGGACACCGGTTCGGCGGCTCCGGCGGGCACCTGGCGCAAGGCCGGGGCCGGCACGGCGGTGCCCCTGCGGCTGGAGCCGAAAGCGGCCGTGCTGGTGGTCTTCCGCGGCGGGCGGGAACCCCTGCACGCGGTCTCCGCCTCGGCGCCGGTCGACCGCATCGACGGCCGGAGCGCGATCGTGCGGGCGAGCGGACCGGGCCGCATCACCGTCACCGCGACGGACGGCGCACGCGGCTACACCGGCGCGGCGACGGTCTCGGACTCCCTCGAGGCCGTCCCGCTCGGCGGCGACTGGACGTTCCGCTTCGACCGCCCGGGCGCGCCGGTGACCACGCGCCCGCTCGGCTCGTGGACCGACGTGGACGCCGCGTACTCCGGATCCGCCTGGTACGAAACGGAGTTCGCCGTGCCCGCCGTCCCCGGCCGGCGGTGGGCGCTCGACCTCGGCGAGGTCCACGAGGTGGCCGAGCTGGAGGTCAACGGCACGGCTGCCGGGTGCCGGCTGTGGCCGCCCTACCGGATCGACGTCACCGCCGTCCTGCGCCCCGGCCGCAACCGCGTCCGGGTGCGGGTCACGAACACCGGTGCGAACGCGCGGGGCCAGGCGCTCGCGTCCGGGCTCCTCGGGCCGGTGACCCTGCGGCCGTACCGGCTCGTCCGCGTGCCGCTGACTTAA
- a CDS encoding ferredoxin reductase codes for MAEVGMRPPASPLRRRALRALRWLFTPLRPDDYLELINPLWSTRELRGRVERVEPERGGAATVLIRPGFDWVGHRPGQYVRLGVVIDGVHHWRAYSLTSSPDRADGLISVTPKRVDGGVVSPFLVDRVHPGEVVRLGEVEGSFTLPDRLDRGLLFVTAGSGITPVMSMLRHLAPGPGLRDVVHVHSAREADGVTFGDELAALDEQHQGFRLELRITGEDGRFTPADLDTLCPDWRERETYACGPGELLDALQSHWKRHGDAGRLHHERFQPIVGGEDAEGSGGTVRFAHRNLDADCPPGTPILVAGENAGVDMPFGCRVGVCHTCVLPIREGRIRDLRTNAVSEKHNEIVRTCVHGAEGRVTVEL; via the coding sequence ATGGCTGAAGTGGGGATGCGTCCCCCGGCGTCGCCGCTGCGGCGCCGGGCACTGCGTGCGTTGCGATGGCTGTTCACCCCCCTGCGCCCGGACGACTACCTCGAACTGATCAACCCGCTGTGGTCGACCCGGGAGCTGCGCGGGCGCGTCGAGCGCGTCGAGCCCGAGCGGGGAGGCGCGGCCACCGTGCTGATCCGGCCGGGCTTCGACTGGGTCGGGCACCGGCCGGGGCAGTACGTGCGGCTGGGGGTGGTCATCGACGGCGTCCACCACTGGCGCGCGTACTCGCTGACGTCGAGCCCGGACCGCGCCGACGGGCTGATTTCGGTCACTCCCAAGAGGGTCGACGGAGGGGTCGTCTCGCCGTTCCTGGTCGACCGGGTCCACCCGGGCGAGGTCGTGCGGCTCGGCGAGGTCGAAGGGTCCTTCACCCTGCCGGACCGGCTGGACCGCGGCCTGCTGTTCGTCACCGCGGGCAGCGGCATCACGCCGGTGATGAGCATGCTGCGCCACCTGGCGCCGGGGCCCGGCCTGCGCGACGTCGTCCACGTGCACTCGGCGCGGGAGGCGGACGGGGTGACCTTCGGCGACGAGCTGGCCGCGCTCGACGAGCAGCACCAGGGGTTCCGGCTCGAGCTGCGCATCACCGGCGAGGACGGCCGGTTCACCCCCGCCGACCTGGACACCCTGTGCCCGGACTGGCGCGAGCGGGAAACCTACGCGTGCGGACCCGGCGAACTCCTCGACGCGCTGCAGTCGCACTGGAAGCGCCACGGCGACGCCGGCCGGCTGCACCACGAACGGTTCCAGCCGATCGTCGGCGGCGAGGACGCCGAAGGCTCGGGCGGCACCGTGCGGTTCGCGCACCGCAACCTCGACGCGGACTGCCCGCCCGGCACCCCGATCCTCGTCGCGGGCGAGAACGCGGGCGTCGACATGCCCTTCGGCTGCCGGGTCGGGGTCTGCCACACGTGCGTGCTGCCGATCCGGGAGGGCCGGATCCGCGACCTGCGCACGAACGCCGTCAGCGAGAAGCACAACGAGATCGTGCGCACCTGCGTGCACGGCGCCGAAGGCCGGGTCACGGTCGAACTCTGA